GGACAGGAGACTTAGTGAGGTCAAGTCACTTTGCTTACAATGTCAGACAGCTCATGGTGCGGCTGAGTCCAACTCTATCTGACACCAAAACCCTGGTTCTTTCCATAAGCCCACCCTGCTTTGCAAAGGCAAAGCTAACGATGACCTCTGTATGTAAACATGAGAAAACCCAATGAGCTAAGTTACATGAAGAgttatttttaatagctaaatTCCATCAACATTACGGTCAAGAGGGGAAAAGAAATTAAGCTTTAATTTCATCTTCCAGGTCTTACAGGAAAAGACACAGACTCTTTGTCATGGGTATTCTTTCCCTCGGTCTCAGCACTGTTAAAGAAGAAGCCTTCTCCCTGGGGTTTCTATGTTCTGGAAACTTCATCAGAAAATCAGCAGTGctgacataaaaatgaaaattactttcTTCTCCTCTTGATTGAAAAGGGAGATAAGTGGACAGCCTTGGAGATTAAACAGCAGCCTCCACAGAACACTGGCTGGTGGCAAACAGTGGGTGCTTGATACAGAGTAACGTGATTTGAATATTATAAGAGCTAATGCATCTCTGTCTACTTAGGTACCAGGCACTGCCCTGAGTACTGCAGATGTAGCACTCATTTAGTTCCCATGGCAACCCTGGGGGGCAGACCCTCCATCCATTTAACAGCTGAGGAAACCAAGCCACAGAAAAACTGAATAAGTTGTTAAGGGTAATACAGTCTGTAAGCAGAGGTAATTTTAGCTGACAATTGAATTCATTTCAGAATGAGGGTTTGGAAGAAGGTTAAAGGGGATGTATGCTAATACTCATATTCCTCACCTTTTGGgattcatgtatatatgtatataaatctgGGATACATTCCTATGTATGTTAttatatagtttatattatatatacttttactttatatgttataatataattataaatatgaatatatctgaatatattccaagctataataaaataccatatacaaaatataatatagtattatataaaataataggaaACTTTTATTACCCATAGAAAACTTGGAATCTCTGCAGAAACACGGAACTCTACACCAGTCTCGCAAACACACGCCATCATCGCCTACTCAATATTCACAGCAGATGTTACTAATAATCTCTGCTCTCTTCTTCACGGAAGCCAAAGAAGAACTCGGAATCCTTTTTAACACAGCTCTTCAGGCAGCCACAGTCAACCAAGCAGAGCTACCTTGACAAATTCAAAATGATATGCCAGACTCTCTCTAGGCAGCTGAGACTGAGGACTGCAGCCAAGGGTGGTCCTGCAGAGCCATCAGTCCTCAAGGGTCACCCATGTGGTTTCTGGTCACCACACCAGCCATGGTGGCGGAGCAACGGGCCTTGTCAACAAGGATGGGACAGGAGAGCTGGATCCAGGGCGAAGGTGACCCCAGGGATGACGAGCCCTTGCTCTTCCCCACCGATTCCAAGTGAAGACCCCGACCACCAAGATCCCCAGTGCAAAACACAGTTTAAAAACTTAGTGAAATTTACATTCTTAAATATCAGGCACTTTCGCTTGAGCAGCATGTGAAAATGAGCCAGCTTCGTCTCCAATTAGCTTAATTAGTTCAAGAGTTTCTTTATAAGGAGAGGCTATCAGGAAACTCAATATACAGAAACTCAAAAGAACACTCAGGACCTTTCCTTCAGGGATTTCCTCCTTtcacactgaaagaaaaacaaaaagtgcaGCCGATACTTGCGACTGAAGCTGAAACAATGAGGAAAGAGGACCTCAGGTGTAGAAGGAGTTTCAAGTCCAATCAGAGAGGATGCAAAGCTCACACTTTTCAGCAAAAATGAGGCAGTATCTGGCTCTTCTAGCCAAAACCAGAGAGCATTACTGTTCAGTTAATAACAGCTGTCTTTACTCAGGACTTACTTTGTCCTGGGTGTGTTACAACAATCCCACACATTCATTGTCACTGTTGTGCTTactctgcagatgaggaaactgaggcttagagaggttcagTAACATACTCAAGGGTCACAAAGCGGTTGTCTTGGATCTACTTCCCCAGAACAGACAAAGCTGACCGCAGAACTCAGGAGAAAGTGAGTTGTTATGAAGCatttccaggaaaaacaaaaaaccaggaaCTATCTGAATGGGGTCACGGGACCCAGAGGTAAAGGGATGAAACAAGAGGGGCCATCAGGCAAGTATCCATCCCATGGAGGGGACCATGGCTCAATCCCAGTGGGGAGCTGTGGAGACAACTTGGGTCACACTTCACAACGGTCACCATGGTAGTGAAAGAAGCAGGGTGTTTGTGTTCGTCATTGGTTAGGGGCTGCCCTGGGGTATATAGATTCCCAGGCACTTCCGGGCTTTCTGAAGGAAATGGCAAAGGGGGTCCAGCAGCCTGAGGGTCTCTTGTCTCTTTGCTGAGAGAACTCAAGTGCTGGCTGCTGAGAGCTATAGTGGGTGCTGCACTGTCCTGCCCAGACAaccccccccactccccatcccccctttCAGGTTCAAAGGTCTCATTCCCCAGCTGCAATCCTGCCCAGGAATTGCCCTTGGCCAGGGAAGAATCCTTGCCCAAGGTGATGCACCCCTCCCAGGGAACCTCCTGCTCTCAATTCCTGCTTCAGAGTCTGTTTCCTATGAAAACAAACTTGGGTCAGGAGGGAAAGCGCCCTGGAAGCCAGTGTGGTCAAAACAGCAAAGGGCTCTGAAGGGATGACAGAGGGGATTCACTCCCAGCATTGGCCACCCTGGCTCAGGATCAAAGCAGCACCAATAACCCTGAAATGCTACAAGGCAAGACACGGCGTATTTTTTCACTTTGTGAAACCAAATTTAATCAAGCTCTACACTCACCCAACTGGTTTGACGTATGTTCAAGCTTAGTCACTTTTCGAGAACCTGTCCCTAGGACAGCATGAAAAATCTGGGAAAGCATGAAAGAATGATGTTCTCtgacacacctggtctcaggcaCGGACATTCCCAGGAGTGGGAACTGGAGGGAAGCGTTATCTGCAGAGGTGATGGCGGTGGTGATGGTTCAGGGCGGAGAAGGACAGAAGGACAAGGGTTACAGGGGCCCACGATGAATAACTCTTCTTAAATTCTGCCCCTTCAATGTGCACCAGGGCCTGACCAAGCCAAGCTTTCTAACTGGTGCCCTGGTCCTATCTCTAACCTATCAAGGAAGAACAAGCCCTCCTGGGAAGAAACAGTAGCAAGTGGGACCCTTGGCTCGGTTACTGCAACTTCTCCAGTCATCTTCTAATGATGCTTTGCCCTCTGACCCCTTTTACCCTCTCAAtctccccaaccccccccccccacccatcccctgCTGCTTCCCCGGCCACAGCCTCTGAAGCAACGGGGCAGGTCTCATCCCCACCCTGACTGCACCTCTATTCATTCAGCCCCAACAAGTCTGTCTCTTTCCTCGTGGCCAGAAATGCTCTGCCGTTTCTTCTCCATCTATTTAAATCCGTCCCACCTCTCTGGCTTCAAAGCAAGCTCTTCCAGATGCCTCTAAGATGGTGACTGTGGAACTGGAAACCACCCCTACTGCTCATCCCCCACctacagaagaagagaaaacagaatctAATCAGGAGGTTGCTAACCCAGAACACTATATTAAACATCCTTTACAGAACAGATGGGCaccctggatttttaaaaatggtaaaagcaaaacttggCAAGCAAACCTTCGGCTGATCTCTAAGTTTGATACTGTTGAAGACTTCTGGGCTCTGTACAACCATATCCAGTTGTCTAGCAGTTTAATGCCTGGCTGGGactactcacttttttttttttttttaattaattaattgttatatttttggctgcgctgggtccccgttgctgcgcacgggcgcTCTCCAGCTGCgccgcggtgcgcggacctcacACTGCGGCGGcccctcccgccgcggagcacgggctccaggtgcacgggcttcagcaatcgtagcgcgcaggctcagtagtggtggctcacgggcccagccgctccgcagcatgtgggatcctcccagaccagggcccgaacccatgtcccccgcattggcaggcagacccccagcCACTGCGCCACACAGGGAAGCCCACTACTCACTTTTTAAGGATGGTATTGAGCCTATGTGGGAAGATGAGAAAAACGAACGAGGAGGACGATGTGTAATTACATTGAACAAACAGCAGAGACCAAGGGACCTCGATCGCTTTCGGCTGGCGACACTGCTGTGCCTTACTGGAGAATGTTTTGATGACTACAGTGATGATGTATGTGGAGCTGTTGTTAATGTTAGAGCTAAAGGTGAAAAAATAGCAATGTGGACCACTGAATGTGAAAACAGAGAAGCTGTTACACGTATAGGGAGGGTATACAAGGAAAGGTTAGGACTTCCTCCAAAGATAGTGACTGGTTATCAGTCCCATGCAGACACAGCTACTAAGAGCGGCTCCACCACTAAAAATAGGTTTGTTGTTTAAGAAGACACCTTCTGAGTATTCTCGTATGAGACTGCGTCAAGCAATCGAGATTTGGGAGCTGAACCAAAGCCTCTTCAAAAGCAGAGTGGACTGCATTTAAATTTGATTTCCATCTAAATGTTGCTAAGATATAAGAGAAGTCTCATTCGCCTTTGTCTTGTACTTctgtgttcatatatatatatatatatatatattttttttttttttaattttggctagaGTGTCCTCTGTCCCAATCAAAGAAGTGCAGTCAGTACACATCGTCCCCAGAATCCATAAATGTGTTCCTGACCCACTCTCTAATAGCTTAATAGATTTAACCATTACAAACACATCTGGCCCATCtacaatattaaagaaaagaatctgcatttctatacCTTACAAGAGAACGATTCTGTTTATGTTCCATTGTATGCAGGAGCTTATTTTGCTGGTTTGAAAGAGTATGATGCATGCAGTTTTCTAacaattttccttgtttctttttacagCATTGTCTGTGCTGTACTCTTGCTGATGGCTGctagattttaatttatttgtttcccTACTTGATAACATTAGTGAttctgatttcagtttttcatttgttttgcttttgtttttttcctcatgtAATACTGGTGAAGGATCCAGGAATATGACACAAAGGTGGAATAAAGATTAATTTTGTGCTTtctttggtagtttttttttggttttttttattactacaaaGCTTTACTACAAATTTATGCATTTCATTCAAATCAGTGATCTATGTTTGTGTGATTTCCTAAACATAATTGTGGATTATGAAAAATGTATCATAATTACATTCCTAATTAGAATTAGTATGCCTGTTTTTGTATCTTTATGCTGTATTTTAACACTTTGCTATACTTAGGTTATTTTGCTTTGGTTAAAAAAATGGCTCAAGTGGTCCCATTCATATTAAGACACTGTAGAAAACTGTAAATAGAATGTGTACAGTGAATTGTcttttagacaaaaaaaaaaaaaaagcaagcccttcctcctccaggaagcctttgctGGCCGCTTCAGTGCACACagacccctcccttccctggtcACCAGAGCCACCCACAGCTGCGGCGTGCCTCTAGGCGAAAAGCAGCCACCTACTGTCATTGTGTACCGACGCTTCACCTCCCCAAAAGAGACTGTCAGCCAAGACCTTAACTAATGAAACTCCTTCTGAATCTTCCACAGCACGGAACATGGGGACACGGAGGAGtctcagaaaaaataataaatccacGGATGGTTTATTATATGAAACTTAAGAGCCAACAGTGAAGCCTAGTCGCAGCACTCCTTCTTGGAACAGCAATTACAAgctatgggctgaactgtgtccatTTTTTTTCATGCATGTTTACTCTTCAATATTGATTGAAACACACATCATCCCGAGAAAAAAAAGACCGGCTCCTTCTCCCATTCTCTTCCCCTGCGCCCTCTACCACATCCTCCCCGCAGATGAGACACACCTCTCCCCCCAGAACGGCGTCTCCACTTGCTGAGTGCTGGATCCACAGCTGCTGGACCTCACGGTCCATCCCGCATAAACCCCAAGAGTGTACGCTGTGGGCCTGGATGCAGCAGACCCAGAGGGGGGGATGGGAAACGGTACAGGTCTGGCCACAGAGGGGATAATGGGTCCTGCCACGCTCAGAGACCACAAACACCTGCACAGAAGGGGATGCTTCAACAGAGACCCCGGAGGGTTTACTGAGCATGCTCAACAGCGGGAGCCTGACGTGAGAACCATTTTTCGCAGTCTGGGAGATGCCGCAGAAGGAGCAGCGAAGAGAAATGTTGCCTCGTGTATCGATGCCAAGGCAGCTTTCGAAAGgcagagagacctgggttctaaaCCTGGTTCTGAACTTTCTAGCAGGGTACTTTCAACAAGTCACTTCATCTCCCTTCTCCAAGCTCCTGACCTCTAAGAGGAGAGTAAAAACAGAACctgtctcatagggttgttacaaGGATCACAGCGTAAATGGCTGGCTGTGCACCGAGGCTCAGGCCCCCTGTCCATGGAGTACAGCCGTGCTGGGAGCACTGCTCAGCCAGGGACCCTGCTTCCCAGGCCTCTCTGCCCCGAGACGGGATCATGTGATCAAGTTCTAACCAATGCACCGAGTGGAAGTGACTCCCACCACCTCAAGGCCTGGCCCACCAGAGTCTGCACGTAGCTCTCCACACTCACAAACACAACAAGCCTCTTGATGCAGAGGACCCAGCAAACGGCGTTAGGCTCTACCTGCTGCCATACCAGAAAGTGCAAGACACCTGGTCTTTCAATCGTTCTGGAGAGGAGAACTGCCCATCAAATTCAAATACTGGACTTGCGAAAATGCAAGAAGTAAACCGCTATATTAAGCCACTGAGACTCCAGGATTTGCCTGTTGGAGAAGTTAACCCTATGTTAGCCAAAACAAGAATTACATGCTGTATCTCAAGCATTATGCAATGCCTGACACAGAGAACACACAAAATAGGGTTGCTCTTGTTTTTATTACCCTGAACTCTTTACAGCACTTTATACCTTCTAGGGTATTTCTGTATCAGAGATGTTAATTCAATTTGTGTTGCCAAGCATTGAAGACAGCACaaagttaaaagtttttaaacGCAGAGATTCCATTCTTCAGGGATTCATATGTGCAATTAGACCCATAATGTAAGTAATTACATTGCAAGgcaaattttattaaatgctttgaCAGAGGCTCAATGTGCAACGAGAAGATTCATTTTAGCTGAAGCGTTTGATATATTCCTGGAGGAGGGAAGTTACAAATGGGGCCGTGAACACCATTTATATTTCGCAGATGGACACATTGGCCAGGGGATTGGGGCAGGGGTAAATCTAGACAATGGGCAGCACTAAAGGTCCCAGTAGAAGGTTCCAAAGCGCTTTCTCTGTCCTCCTTTCTAAGGCAGGCACGGCAGAAGGAGGCTAGCTGTGTCACAGGGAGTAGCAAGGTGCTTTGGGGATACAGTGAGAATTAGGGCTGCAAATGCCAACTGGGACCAGCTTGAGAGGGGCCTCCAATGCCAGGCTCAGGAGTCCAGACTTTCCTTTATTAGTCATGAAGTACATGAGTCAGGACTCGGACTGGAAATGACAGAAACCCAACTGGCACTCTTTTACGCAAACAAAGGGATTCAGAGGTCCTGCTCATAATCAAACTAATAGTTACAGCTTGTCCTCAGGAACAAATGGAACCAGGGACCGGAACACCACAAAGAATCACAGGTAGCACCTCTGTTCACTCTTATAATCCTGTTTTAAATTACTTGTACTGTTTTTCCACTATCTGAAATCATCTTATGTACTGACTTGTCTGACCTCCTAGGATATGAGTCCCAAGGACACAGGGCAGTCTGTTTTGTTTACCACAAATTACAGCCTCTAGCATGGTCTCCTGCATGGCCAGCGCTCAGCAGGCACCCAGGgagtatttgttgaaagaatgatgCGAATGGGTCAGAGATTTTAAGATATGCTGGTTTAGGCAAACATGAGTATTCTCCTTCACTGCTCCAATTCCCCATATAAATCTGTACATTTGCAGTAATATCTGAATGGCTCAATATCTCTGTTATTCATGTCCCCATAAATCAGCAATAGGAGTGAACTTCCGATCCTGCAAGGCTGAAGGTTGCAAGCTGGACTCCCGTGGAATCACCGGATGAACTGTCCCATAGTACGGCACGGAGGTAGACCAGCTGACCAGCACTGAGATGTTCTAACACTCTAGTAGGCTTTTTTGAAATGCCTTCAGTCTCTACCTCAGAAACTCATACCTTGAACCAAACTCTATGCCTGAAGGCTCTGAGGGGATTAAGAGGGCTTTATGTCACAGTAAAGGGTCACAAGTGACATTTTTTAGACCTCACTCCTGTTCTCTTGCAAATGAAGTCACTGCAAAAGTTTTCTAAGGAGCCTAGGCATAACCAAGACACATTTAATCTCCTCTTTGACCTCAGCCAGATGCTAAAACTTTCtcatcctctctcttttctgagGTCCTGCCATGTCTTTCAGTTTTGCCAAGGCAGAGATGGTTTGAACATACTGGAGAGTTCCATATCTGTTCTCCTGGGTAGCACCTGACAAGAGATGATCACAGCTCTACTTTGAGCCTTTTTGTTCTGTGATAGCCTTTCCTATTTTTACTACCATTTGACTAAAAACAGCCAAAGTTATTTCAGGATCAAACTAAGAATCATCACACCATGTTCTGGGTGAGTTGACTTTTTTTTAGCCACTCCACCCCCATGTATCTTTGACCTGTAAGATTTCTGCCTTGATCTGCTCAATACTTTGTGTGTTACTCCAAGAATAAGCAAGGTACCATGGTgctcttttgtattttatttcagtttttatagtTTGATATACATTTTTGTTAGAACAGTTAAGTCCCACCAGAAATCATACAGCAACACGGGTGTGGCAGCATATTGCATACCAATATGTCATGCTTTTGGCCATTTTAAGGAAACCTATTTGACTAAAACCAGGAAATGAAAAGAGTTACATTACAGAAAAGAACACTCCCCAATTTTCTCAGTAGACAAG
This genomic interval from Balaenoptera ricei isolate mBalRic1 chromosome 11, mBalRic1.hap2, whole genome shotgun sequence contains the following:
- the LOC132374194 gene encoding eukaryotic translation initiation factor 4E-like translates to MVTVELETTPTAHPPPTEEEKTESNQEVANPEHYIKHPLQNRWAPWIFKNGKSKTWQANLRLISKFDTVEDFWALYNHIQLSSSLMPGCHYSLFKDGIEPMWEDEKNERGGRCVITLNKQQRPRDLDRFRLATLLCLTGECFDDYSDDVCGAVVNVRAKGEKIAMWTTECENREAVTRIGRVYKERLGLPPKIVTGYQSHADTATKSGSTTKNRFVV